The DNA region AAATAACCTCCATTGGCGTGGAGGTTATTTGGATAATTATGGGTATTAATGTGTATAGGGCTCGCCCTTTTTCAAGATGGCGTATACGTGATGGAGAAGCTTGTTGGCGCAAGCGATCACGACCACCTTGTAAGGCTTGCCCTCTTTTCTTTTCTTGTCGTAATACTCTTTTAACCTTCGGTTGTCTGCTTTTCGAATTCCGCACTGTACGGCCAGATATAACGCTCGTCGAAGCCTCTTGGAGCCGCGCTTCGTAATCCGGCTGCTTGTCGCTGTAAACTTCCCTGAGCTGTAAATCCCTGGATCCAACCCTGCATACGCGACGAGCTGCTTCGCATCCTGGAATTGACTTGCATTCCCGAGTTCCGCCACGATGGCAGCGGCTAGTTTGCCTCCTATGCCTGGTATGCTTTTAACCAAACCTACTTCGGGCAGTTCCATCGCCAGTGCTTCCATCTGCTGTTCCAAATGGCTTAACTGCTTGTCAAACTCCAGCAGCAACACGACCATGCTGGCCAGTGCTACGGTTTGAGATTGGCTTCTTCTTTGTCTGTTCCAGCCTTCCATAAGTTCCCTCAATCGTTCCGTTTTTTCTGCAATCCATCGCTTCGAATGAGATCTACCCACACATTCCTGAATTAGACGTTCCACATTCTCAGTCTTATTCTCCAAGCATCGTTGTCGCATACAAGTTGCAAAAGACTCCGATGAAATCAGGAAACACCTGCTCAAGCAATGCTCTGCTGTTTAGCTTCGCCTGCACATACATAGCGGTCACAAACTCATGCTGCCTAGTCAAGTGCTGAAGCTCACTGTAGGACTCTTCCCACTCGCGATGCGCTTTAACATCCCCACGGTAATACATCTCGGCCAAATGCCAGGCATCTGCTGCATCGGTTTTCACTTTTCGAAGTTGTGTGCCTTTGGATCGCTTCGCTTGCAAAGGATTGATGATGTAGTGAATCCATCCGCTACGTTTCAGATATCCTGCCAAACCTCGATGATAATGTCCGGTTGCCTCGAAGACAACGACAGGCTCCACACCACTTGTCTCTCTCAGTATGCTGAGCACTTCCCCTAGCCGCTCGAAACCTTCCTCACCATGCTGAAGGGTCTCCATCCTTCCATATGGATCGTTACGCTTTTTGAAGGCCTGAATAACACTACATCCTTTCGCCACATCAATTCCAACAACGGGTTGCATAAAAACCTCTCTAATTCGATTTACCGGCATTCCCACCTGGTTTCCAAACCCATAGCTTCGCTTGTGATACGAGGTCATAGCCTCAACCAGCTCAAACATGGTCGTTGGAAGGTAGTGAGAGAACAGTTTTTTGTACGGGTTCTTTGTCCCTAAGCCGCCCTCGTTCTCCCGGCTACCACCATCGTAAAACACCCATAAAAATAGGCCAACCAGAAAATTTCTGGCTGACCTAATAATACGAAAGCTGCTCTGTATCCTTAAAGCAACTTTTCAAACCTATTCAACTGAATGGGTCCAATAAGTCCACTTGGTTCCTGTTGGGCAAAAGAGGACAAGAAATCTCGCTGATCTTTTACCAACGTATTTGTAACCTCAATAATTAGTTTATTCCCCCCTTTCTTTAACTTCCCATGGATTTCGAATCGATAAGGCGGACAGATCCGCACTCCTACATGCTCACCGTTTAACCATACTTCTGCCGTTTCGAACACTTCGCCCAGATCTAAAATCGCTTGGTTAACGGATTCGTTCCATTCAAATTGTGTTTCATAACGAAACGTTCCGGAAAATTGCGGAAGATAACCGGGCGAGCACATATTGGTTAACGTATTTAATTGGCCCCACTCCACAAAATATGGATACTGTTCAGCGTCCGCCGTTGACACCGTCCACTTGGCTTGTAGATCAATGGTCTGGTTGAACTCTATATCCACTGGACCTATTGCATGACTATCCAAGTTATCTCCATGAAGCAGAATGATGGATTCATAAGGATACAGCATCAGCTGCACCGACTTCGGATGAGTGTCTGATGTAGTCAAGTGGATCAAGCGATTCCGGAAAGCATCATAGGTATAGATCTCGCCTTGTACAGGTAAAACAACCTCTGTACGTATCATGTCATGCGGACTCTCGTTGAAGAACATAAACACATCCAAATCAGGATGAACATAGTGGTAATGCCGCAGATAAGATTCATACGAATGCACTTGAATATCGAAATACCCAGTGCTCATCAGATCCTGAGACAACTTGTTCAGCTCTACCTTCTTAACGTTCCTATGATTCGCAAGATATGATAGCTCACCAGCAACTTCAATGCCTTCGCTGGAACGTGTGGGCAGTCCGTCAACAAAATAAATGGCCAGACCCTGTTCCGCAAACTGAACCAAACGCTGCAGCAGCGCCGCAGGAAGCGCATCCGCATAAGGCAGGATCAGGCATGCATAATCTTCCAGATGCACATGCAGTCTGCCATCCATCACACGCGCTCTGTCCAGAAGAACATCGATCGGAAGAATATCGCAGTCTATCTGATGCTGCATCAATTCCTTGACGGGCTCCTGAAAATACATGGCTTCCCCTGACCACTCGGCTTCAGCGTGATACACAACACCTGCAGTTGCCACGTGCCTTCCACCTGAAATCAGGTGGCTAATTCGGTTCATATATAGATTTAGATGTTTGTAGTATCGATACTGCGGATTTTTACCGCCTGCATACATATGCGGTGGACAATCGGGATCCAGGAAGGTTTTCTGTGTAAAAGCATGCGGGACGAAGTAGTTAACTCCACGCACCAGCATATGGTCGGTAAGCCACTTCATCAACTTCAAGCCCTCCGTCCAGCCATAGGCACCATACAATTCGCACATCGTCCGGCCTTGTTTTTTCGGATCCATGTGCCCGAGCGATACGGCCAGCTTCGCCAGGCCATAGTGGAAGAACAGACTGTCCGTCTCCCCTGACGTGGTGCGGAAACTCAATTGGTCAAAGCCAGGCACGATCTGCCATAACACCACATCAAGGCCCGACATATCCTGTCCCCAGAGTGAGCGGAAGAAGTGACCTGCACCGGGACCAAGCCTGGCATGAACATTGTTGTCTTCAAGGACATGTCCGATATACTCAACTCCGCGAGCTCTGCACCAATCCCCGATTTGATTGCAGAAGTTATCTGCGTAGAGCTTGCTAACGATATTCATATAAGTGTACCGCACGGTAGCAGATCGCTCTCCCCCATTCTGCCAGAGAAGATAAAGATCCTTACGATAGTCCTCACCGAGGGCCTGCTCCAGCAAAGCAGGCATTTCAAGGCTCCAGGGAAGCGACACCCCTGGTTTGCCGGGTCTTGAATTGAAGTCGAAGGTGACCGGATCATTATAGAATCCAGGTTCGTCCGAAAAGAAGCCCGCAAAGGTTTTACCGAAATCCGCCTGATATCGTTCATAGACCCTCTCATAAACCGTATTGATCAGAATGCCAACCGAAGCCCGGTCTAGCGGGTTGAGATAATCTTCCTGCGCTTTGCTGCCACCCTCCTTATTGGCAGAAATTATAAATATGCGCCAGTATCCTTCGGGGATGTCCCAATACAGAATACCGTCCTGTACATGTTCAGTGATATTGACGCAGTCGCTCAGTAATGTTCCATTGGACGGATCCCGGCGGACTGCAACAGCGGAAACCAGGTTGTTTTTCCCTTTTGCATGATGACGATCCGATATTGTAGGCCGAAGCCCAGTCATCAGCAATGTATCCAGCAAAAAAGAGGCACCTTTTGCAGGACCCAGAGTATCAATATAGCGCTCACCCAGAAACAAGCGGTGAAGCTCTTCCGGAGCTTCCTGTATTTTGCCTGCCGCATGCCCCGTAGGAAAATGATCGTCATCCAGCAGCCATACCTTCATCCCCCGCTTACGGGCTTCATCCATAATAATGTCCATGTCTGTCCACCATTTCGGTCCCAGAAAATCAGGATGCGGACGAGCCTCAACACACACAGCACCGATGCCTGCCTCATCCACACGGGCCATCTCTTCCCGGATCACCTGCTCATCCTCCCCATGCTGCCACAGAAATGGGAGGATATAATTATGTTCCTCACCCTTGAGAACTTCCATTAACCGATTTGTCATGATTCCCTCCTGGTCCGGCATCTATTTCAATCCGTAGATTCATACTCTGCACGTCAGATCCATATTAAAATTCGCCCGTCTTCAACAGAATGCGGGCGAATATCTTCGTTAATCCATTATTTCTGTACCTTGGCGTACCACTCTCTTGCGCGCTTGGTCACCTCTTCCCCGCCCGATGTATTCCATTTATCTACAAACTCATCAAACTTGCTGATTGGGTACTGTCCCAGAATGATTTTCGTGGCGTATTCCACGTATAGCGTTCGATTATTGATGTCCGGGAAGCTGTCGTACACGCTGGCTGGCATCCCGTCACCGGCAATGACTTTCGCGTATTTCTGGGCTTCCTGCATATTACGGGTCACCTGGTCGATCGCCCATTTACTATCTTCTGAAGAAGTACTGTTAAAGAGGTCGATCGTAAAATCAAGTGTCGCCAAAGTCGAATACGGATTCAAAAGTTGATTTTCCTGACTGCTCTTGTCATCGGGAAGTTTAACGGCTTTGCCGTCTTTCATCTCATAGTGCATGCCTTCCACGCCCAGGAACAGATCCTTCCAGTTCTTTTTGTCATACATATTGTTCAGCAGCTTCAAGGTGGCCATCAGCTTGTTCTCATCCTTGTTTTTCTTGATGACCCACTGCGGAGGTGCAAATCTCTTCATTGTGTAAAAACCTTCATATCCTTCGACTTCCGGTACAGGGAGCACCGTAAAGTTAGCCTTCACGCCTGTGTTCTTCTCCAGGTTCTCCAAAATCAAATTGCCATGCTCGACCCAGTGAAAATAGTTCCCTACCTTGTCAGACTGAATTTTGCCATCCCACTTATCCTTCGTGTTCAAAAGTGATTCCTTGTCGATTAAACCTTCCTTATACAGCTTAGCCGCGAATTCCAGAGCTGCCCTCATATTCGGAGTCACTGCGGAATAAGTCAGCTCGCCGTCGTATATATCCCACTCCGGATAGCCTTCAAACATCGCTACCCCGTACATGGCAAACAGATGGTCCATCCACCGGGCCTGCTCCCTGCCACCGGTAGGAAGCTCATCCTTCTGGCCGTTGCCGTTAGGATCCTTATCCCGAAATGCTTCGAGCACCTTAACGTATTCATCCTGAGTCTTCGGCATCTTCAGACCCAGTTGATCGAGCCAATCCTGGCGGATCATGCCCGCGTATCTTCCGTATTCCACAACCCCAGGAATGTAGTAGATTCTACCCTGACCTGTAGGATCGTTCGCCTTGACAACATCCCACATCTCCTGCGGGATGGCTTCCCATACATTTGGCGCATATTTAGGCAGCAGGTCGGTCAGGTCGGCAATGGCACCATTTTTAGCCAAGCTGTCTTCAATGCCCTGCTGAGGGATGAACAAGTCAGGCATTTCATTGGCAGCAATTTTCAGGTTCAGTTGGTTCAGATAGTTGGTGCCTCCGTTCCATTCCACATACGGATGAATTACACCCACGCCAAGCTTTTCCTTATAAAACTCATACAACTGGCTGCCCTTGGTAATTGGTTTATAACCGATGTTCGTTCCCCATACTTCGATATCGACTGTTCCATCCTCATTGGCCGAAGTCTGGCCAGCTGCGGAGGAATCACCCGTAGAGGATGAATTACAGCCGGTTATTGTGCTTATCGCAAGAACACCTGCAGCCATCATTAAACCCATCTTTTTCAGAATCATAGCTAATCCCCTTTCAATCCCTGTTATTCTTGTAGATTCATCTGTTCATTGATAAAACAAGATCAGCCCTTCACAGAGCCAAGCATGGCCCCTTTGACAAAATACTTTTGCAGGAAAGGATACACAATGATGATCGGAATGATCGCAAAAATGACGGTTGCTGCTCTCAATGTCCGCTCATTGTAATTCAGATCCACCGTTGAAGCAGCACCTGCCATCATAACGCTATCGTCGGTGATAAACTGTCTAATCTTGATCTGCAGCGGAAACCAGTTGGTATCCTGAAGAAAAAATAAAGGATGCTGAAACTGATTCCACAACACCACACCATAAAATAAGGCAAGGGTTGCCATTACAGCTTTGGACAAGGGAAGAACGAAATGGAACAGCATTCGGAAATAGCCACAGCCTTCAAGAAAGGCTGCTTCCTCCAGCTCTTTGGGAAATTGTTTGAAGAAGGTTCTCATGATGATCAAATTAAATGGATTCAGAATATGCGGTAAGATCAGGACCAGTGGATTATCATAGAGTCCAATACTGCGGACCGTGAGGAAATACGGAACGATCGGCGCTTTGAAAATCATTGCAATCACAACGCATACCATAATTACGGAGCCCCATCGAAACTCTGACTTCGACAGTGGATACGCGAACAAGGCTGTCATCAGTAGAGCTAGTACCGTTCCTATCACGGTCGTACCTACTGTCAGAAAGAAGGACCTCCATAGATCCGGACGATCAATGATGTATTTCCATGAATCTAGCGTAAATTCCTTTGGCCACAGTGTCACCAGGTTCATGTCCACGACGCTTTTGGAACTGAATGAGGTGGAAATTACAGACAATAGCGGAATAATGGCCGCAATGGAAAACAGGATGAGAAAAATGGTAACCCCGGTAACAAATGCTCGTTCTCTTCTCGCTTCAACCATTTTCACCAAAGCCCCCCATCCGACACTTTTTTGGACAGTTTATTAAATACAAATACCAGGATAAAGCCAATTACCGACTGAAATAATCCGACCGCTGTCGCGAAACTATACTGCCCTTGCTGAATACCGGTCCGGAACACGTACGTATCCAAAATATCTCCCACACTGTACGTCATTGGGGTGAGCATATTAAATACCTGATCAAATCCGAGATCCAGGAAGTTACCGATTTCGAGCAGGAAAAGCACAAGCACGGTTGGTAAGAGCAGCGGGAACGTGATATGACGAATCTGCCTTAGTTTTGATGCTCCATCAATCATTGCTGATTCGTAGAGTTGCGGGTCGATCGCGCTAATTGCTGCCATATACACCACAGTTCCCCACCCGGCGTCTCTCCAGATGGACGAGATGGCATAGATGGGTCTGAAATAGTCACTCTCCTGCATGGCCAGTACAGGATCCAGACCAAACCATCCGATTACGATATTAAACAATCCGCTTAAAGAAAAGAAATCGAACAAAATTCCGCCCACGATAACCCATGATAAAAAATGAGGGATATACAGTGCCGTTTGAATTCCTTTTTTCAACGCCGATTTGCGAATCTCGTTAATCATCAGAGCCAGTAATACAGGCACCGGAAAAACCAACACCAGTTTCAAAAATCCGAGCATTAGCGTATTTCCAAATACCCTCGCAAAATCGGGATGTTCGATTAAGGTCTTAAAATGTTTGAGTCCTACCCACGGACTGTCCCCGAACCCTTGAAATACCGAGTAATCCTTGAAAGCAATGATTGCACCGCCCAGCGGGACAAATTTAAACACAATGAGAAAAACGATACCCGGAATAGCCATCACGTATAGTGGCCAATACACTTTCATTCGATGAAACGCAAAAGCTTTCAACTTATCCCCCCCAGTATTCTCTAATGAATCCGCTTACAAGGTAACTATACAGCCAGAATAATCCTCACTCAATTAGGCATTTTTAAGTTAAAACAAGTGATTTTTAAGAAAAAAGAATGCCACTTCGTTATGAAGTGGCATCCTTGATTTTTATTGTTTTGCAAGACTTTTCCGATAATCCCTTGGCTTGAATCCGGTCCATTTTTCGAACATACGTGCAAAATGCTGCGCATCCGAATAACCTACCTTATGACAGATT from Paenibacillus sp. JNUCC-31 includes:
- a CDS encoding type 2 periplasmic-binding domain-containing protein; amino-acid sequence: MILKKMGLMMAAGVLAISTITGCNSSSTGDSSAAGQTSANEDGTVDIEVWGTNIGYKPITKGSQLYEFYKEKLGVGVIHPYVEWNGGTNYLNQLNLKIAANEMPDLFIPQQGIEDSLAKNGAIADLTDLLPKYAPNVWEAIPQEMWDVVKANDPTGQGRIYYIPGVVEYGRYAGMIRQDWLDQLGLKMPKTQDEYVKVLEAFRDKDPNGNGQKDELPTGGREQARWMDHLFAMYGVAMFEGYPEWDIYDGELTYSAVTPNMRAALEFAAKLYKEGLIDKESLLNTKDKWDGKIQSDKVGNYFHWVEHGNLILENLEKNTGVKANFTVLPVPEVEGYEGFYTMKRFAPPQWVIKKNKDENKLMATLKLLNNMYDKKNWKDLFLGVEGMHYEMKDGKAVKLPDDKSSQENQLLNPYSTLATLDFTIDLFNSTSSEDSKWAIDQVTRNMQEAQKYAKVIAGDGMPASVYDSFPDINNRTLYVEYATKIILGQYPISKFDEFVDKWNTSGGEEVTKRAREWYAKVQK
- a CDS encoding ABC transporter permease; translated protein: MKAFAFHRMKVYWPLYVMAIPGIVFLIVFKFVPLGGAIIAFKDYSVFQGFGDSPWVGLKHFKTLIEHPDFARVFGNTLMLGFLKLVLVFPVPVLLALMINEIRKSALKKGIQTALYIPHFLSWVIVGGILFDFFSLSGLFNIVIGWFGLDPVLAMQESDYFRPIYAISSIWRDAGWGTVVYMAAISAIDPQLYESAMIDGASKLRQIRHITFPLLLPTVLVLFLLEIGNFLDLGFDQVFNMLTPMTYSVGDILDTYVFRTGIQQGQYSFATAVGLFQSVIGFILVFVFNKLSKKVSDGGLW
- a CDS encoding glycosylhydrolase-like jelly roll fold domain-containing protein gives rise to the protein MTNRLMEVLKGEEHNYILPFLWQHGEDEQVIREEMARVDEAGIGAVCVEARPHPDFLGPKWWTDMDIIMDEARKRGMKVWLLDDDHFPTGHAAGKIQEAPEELHRLFLGERYIDTLGPAKGASFLLDTLLMTGLRPTISDRHHAKGKNNLVSAVAVRRDPSNGTLLSDCVNITEHVQDGILYWDIPEGYWRIFIISANKEGGSKAQEDYLNPLDRASVGILINTVYERVYERYQADFGKTFAGFFSDEPGFYNDPVTFDFNSRPGKPGVSLPWSLEMPALLEQALGEDYRKDLYLLWQNGGERSATVRYTYMNIVSKLYADNFCNQIGDWCRARGVEYIGHVLEDNNVHARLGPGAGHFFRSLWGQDMSGLDVVLWQIVPGFDQLSFRTTSGETDSLFFHYGLAKLAVSLGHMDPKKQGRTMCELYGAYGWTEGLKLMKWLTDHMLVRGVNYFVPHAFTQKTFLDPDCPPHMYAGGKNPQYRYYKHLNLYMNRISHLISGGRHVATAGVVYHAEAEWSGEAMYFQEPVKELMQHQIDCDILPIDVLLDRARVMDGRLHVHLEDYACLILPYADALPAALLQRLVQFAEQGLAIYFVDGLPTRSSEGIEVAGELSYLANHRNVKKVELNKLSQDLMSTGYFDIQVHSYESYLRHYHYVHPDLDVFMFFNESPHDMIRTEVVLPVQGEIYTYDAFRNRLIHLTTSDTHPKSVQLMLYPYESIILLHGDNLDSHAIGPVDIEFNQTIDLQAKWTVSTADAEQYPYFVEWGQLNTLTNMCSPGYLPQFSGTFRYETQFEWNESVNQAILDLGEVFETAEVWLNGEHVGVRICPPYRFEIHGKLKKGGNKLIIEVTNTLVKDQRDFLSSFAQQEPSGLIGPIQLNRFEKLL
- a CDS encoding IS110 family RNA-guided transposase, with amino-acid sequence MRQRCLENKTENVERLIQECVGRSHSKRWIAEKTERLRELMEGWNRQRRSQSQTVALASMVVLLLEFDKQLSHLEQQMEALAMELPEVGLVKSIPGIGGKLAAAIVAELGNASQFQDAKQLVAYAGLDPGIYSSGKFTATSSRITKRGSKRLRRALYLAVQCGIRKADNRRLKEYYDKKRKEGKPYKVVVIACANKLLHHVYAILKKGEPYTH
- a CDS encoding carbohydrate ABC transporter permease, which encodes MVEARRERAFVTGVTIFLILFSIAAIIPLLSVISTSFSSKSVVDMNLVTLWPKEFTLDSWKYIIDRPDLWRSFFLTVGTTVIGTVLALLMTALFAYPLSKSEFRWGSVIMVCVVIAMIFKAPIVPYFLTVRSIGLYDNPLVLILPHILNPFNLIIMRTFFKQFPKELEEAAFLEGCGYFRMLFHFVLPLSKAVMATLALFYGVVLWNQFQHPLFFLQDTNWFPLQIKIRQFITDDSVMMAGAASTVDLNYNERTLRAATVIFAIIPIIIVYPFLQKYFVKGAMLGSVKG
- a CDS encoding IS110 family transposase; the protein is MQPVVGIDVAKGCSVIQAFKKRNDPYGRMETLQHGEEGFERLGEVLSILRETSGVEPVVVFEATGHYHRGLAGYLKRSGWIHYIINPLQAKRSKGTQLRKVKTDAADAWHLAEMYYRGDVKAHREWEESYSELQHLTRQHEFVTAMYVQAKLNSRALLEQVFPDFIGVFCNLYATTMLGE